A DNA window from Vanessa cardui chromosome 16, ilVanCard2.1, whole genome shotgun sequence contains the following coding sequences:
- the LOC124536076 gene encoding CYFIP-related Rac1 interactor A, whose amino-acid sequence MGKLLSLLARDDSNCCSSPRYDIFLDFENAAPTDTERDVYEEVQRVLLDSDKILEEIQCYKGAGKEIREAIADPSTITQERAWRAVKPLVDKLLRFYNHSLELKRVVPRLLGSLVGGSMSPTQHLEQQQALVKQFAEILEFVLKFDEHKMKTPAIQNDFSYYRRIVSRSGLINAELPPGEEPHIGAEVANRMSLFYAQATPMLKVLSEATSQFVNDNQQDLENTTETLSTMAKVCLRMLENPKLVAQFSREETSLLVLRVMVGLIILYDWVHPSGAFCRSSSVDVKGCVKFLQQQPPPKAEPLLNALRYTTKHLNSQSTPKNIRALLAA is encoded by the exons ATGGGAAAACTGCTGAGTTTATTGGCCCGTGATGATTCAAACTGTTGTTCTTCGCCACGATACGATATATTCTTAGATTTTGAGAATGCTGCACCCACTGACACAGAGCGCGATGTTTATGAAGAAGTGCAAAGAGTTCTCTTGGATTCGGACAAAATATTAGAAGAAATACAGTGTTACAAAGGAGCTGGAAAGGAAATACGGGAAGCGATTGCGGACCCCTCGACTATAACCCAAGAAAGGGCTTGGCGCGCCGTCAAACCCTTAGTGGATAAACTGCTCAGATTTTATAACCACTCACTGGAGTTGAAACGG GTTGTGCCACGTCTCTTAGGTTCACTTGTGGGCGGATCGATGAGTCCCACACAACACTTGGAACAACAGCAGGCCCTAGTGAAACAATTTGCAGAAATATTGGAATTCGTTCTGAAATTCGATGAACACAAA ATGAAGACGCCAGCCATTCAGAACGACTTCAGTTACTACAGAAGAATCGTATCACGCAGTGGCCTCATCAATGCAGAATTACCTCCAGGTGAAGAACCGCACATCGGGGCGGAGGTAGCAAACAGAATGTCCCTCTTCTACGCACAAGCAACGCCGATGCTCAAAGTGTTGTCAGAAGCGACGAGCCAATTCGTCAACGACAACCAACAGGATTTAGAAAATACAACAGAAACACTCAGCACGATGGCCAAAGTATGCTTAAGGATGTTGGAAAAtcc AAAACTGGTGGCCCAATTCAGCCGCGAGGAGACATCTCTATTGGTTCTCCGGGTCATGGTAGGATTGATCATACTTTACGACTGGGTACATCCATCTGGAGCCTTCTGCCGTTCGTCATCGGTTGACGTGAAGGGTTGCGTGAAATTCCTCCAGCAACAACCCCCTCCCAAAGCGGAACCTCTCCTGAACGCCCTCAGGTACACCACGAAACATCTGAATAGCCAGTCGACGCCGAAGAACATACGAGCGCTCCTGGCTGCGTGA
- the LOC124536077 gene encoding nuclear envelope phosphatase-regulatory subunit 1 homolog translates to MSLEQTACDDLKAFERRLTEVIACLQPATMRWRILLAVVSVCTAIAAWHWLTDPLTPVVSLTQSLWNHPFFALTSTFLVLLFMMGVHRRVIAPSIITARTRSVLNDFNMSCDETGKLILKPRPANN, encoded by the exons atgtcTTTAGAACAAACAGCTTGTGATG ACTTGAAGGCTTTTGAACGGCGCTTAACTGAAGTCATAGCATGTCTCCAACCGGCTACTATGAGATGGAGAA TTCTCCTCGCGGTGGTGTCTGTGTGCACAGCCATAGCTGCATGGCATTGGTTGACTGACCCCCTCACTCCGGTAGTGTCCTTGACACAATCACTTTGGAATCATCCTTTCTTTGCTTTGACTTCTACATTTTTAG tatTATTGTTTATGATGGGAGTACACAGAAGAGTAATAGCTCCAAGCATAATCACAGCACGAACCCGCTCTGTGCTAAACGATTTCAACATGTCTTGTGATGAAACTGGAAAACTTATTCTCAAACCGAGGCcagcaaataattaa